The following proteins are encoded in a genomic region of Candidatus Brocadiaceae bacterium:
- a CDS encoding CDP-alcohol phosphatidyltransferase family protein has protein sequence MSKLVLVNLLTGSRLALAVPVAVLTLWSRDRSWAIVASTILIIAIEVSDLADGYAARRSRTVSKFGKLFDPYADSVSRLVVYWSLAMIGRCLAFVPLVMAVRDVTVSYSRIVMTERGGDVSARRTGKLKALVQGTCGAVLMAGPLYWGRWEQTFVIGLSSAVVAITVLSMLDYGRAALRAL, from the coding sequence TTGTCCAAGCTGGTGCTCGTCAATCTCCTCACGGGATCGCGCCTGGCCCTCGCAGTGCCGGTGGCCGTGCTGACGTTGTGGTCACGGGACCGGAGCTGGGCGATCGTGGCGTCCACGATCCTGATCATCGCCATCGAGGTGTCCGATCTGGCGGACGGCTACGCCGCCCGTCGCAGCCGGACGGTGAGCAAATTCGGGAAGCTGTTCGACCCCTATGCGGACAGCGTGTCGCGGCTGGTCGTGTACTGGTCGCTGGCGATGATCGGCCGGTGCCTGGCGTTCGTGCCGCTCGTCATGGCCGTGCGGGACGTCACGGTCTCCTACTCGCGCATCGTCATGACGGAACGCGGAGGCGACGTGAGCGCCCGGCGCACCGGCAAGCTGAAGGCGCTGGTGCAGGGGACGTGCGGTGCGGTGCTGATGGCGGGGCCGCTGTATTGGGGCCGCTGGGAGCAGACGTTCGTGATCGGGCTGAGCTCGGCCGTCGTGGCCATCACCGTCCTGAGCATGCTGGACTACGGCCGCGCGGCGTTGCGCGCGCTGTAG
- a CDS encoding GGDEF domain-containing protein, protein MSVPFQLAVADGIGAGAGGVPAVFGSRRTLLSSLGLSGLLLLTSMLFVRNLPVGVKIFTWGLFAWSLVVTAYAVFTYVAVRRSAHTVGNGMTDPLTGLLNRKGLITALEEYDLDVEQFGRRVRLIDVDLANLDRVNHEFGQSMGDVVLQDIADLLRRTAPGSALVGRLGGDEFLLALPGATDAETDRLAAALRVAVADYSLNLGDRGEVGGLKAHVSVAAYLPDHSSLHETVRCAKEASVHGRLPDGAGQADETAYHVPRVTLGAFAVHRWQNLSEKARGGFTLWQRSPADGEFLEAMVSDIVRMLDGKAEVQWVDFVTTPPAAGTRVTPGRRLAEAVAKQLGVPYRDVMRADTSGPETRSVEPAVGAFVDRGAGALLVTDVIGSGILERRCVRKLSAAGVRVQVAAWAAY, encoded by the coding sequence ATGAGCGTTCCGTTCCAGCTTGCAGTTGCGGACGGGATTGGGGCCGGTGCTGGGGGCGTGCCGGCGGTCTTCGGGTCCCGCAGGACCCTGCTGAGCAGTCTTGGCCTGAGCGGGCTTCTGCTGCTGACCAGCATGCTGTTCGTGCGCAACCTCCCCGTGGGAGTCAAGATCTTCACGTGGGGGCTGTTCGCCTGGTCGCTCGTGGTGACTGCCTACGCGGTCTTCACGTACGTGGCCGTGCGCCGGTCCGCTCACACGGTGGGCAACGGCATGACCGATCCGCTGACCGGCCTGCTGAACCGCAAGGGCCTCATCACGGCCCTGGAGGAATACGATCTGGACGTCGAGCAATTCGGCCGGCGCGTGCGTCTCATCGACGTGGACCTGGCCAACCTGGACAGGGTCAACCACGAGTTCGGGCAGTCGATGGGCGACGTCGTCCTGCAGGACATCGCGGACCTGCTGCGCCGCACGGCGCCGGGCAGTGCGCTGGTCGGTCGGCTCGGGGGCGACGAGTTCCTGCTGGCTCTTCCGGGCGCGACGGACGCCGAGACCGATCGGCTGGCCGCGGCCCTGCGGGTCGCCGTGGCCGATTACTCGCTGAACCTCGGGGACCGCGGCGAGGTCGGCGGGCTGAAGGCACACGTCAGCGTCGCGGCCTATCTGCCCGACCACTCGTCCCTGCACGAGACGGTCAGGTGTGCCAAAGAGGCCAGTGTTCACGGGCGCCTGCCCGACGGGGCAGGGCAGGCCGACGAGACGGCCTACCACGTGCCGCGTGTCACCCTCGGGGCCTTTGCCGTGCACCGATGGCAGAACCTGAGCGAGAAGGCGCGGGGCGGGTTCACGCTCTGGCAGCGGTCGCCCGCCGACGGCGAGTTCCTCGAAGCGATGGTCAGCGACATCGTGCGGATGCTCGACGGGAAGGCGGAGGTGCAGTGGGTGGACTTTGTGACCACCCCCCCGGCCGCCGGAACGCGCGTGACGCCCGGACGGCGTCTGGCCGAGGCCGTCGCGAAGCAGTTGGGCGTTCCCTATCGCGACGTGATGCGGGCCGACACGAGCGGCCCCGAGACGCGCAGCGTCGAGCCCGCCGTCGGCGCCTTCGTTGACAGGGGCGCCGGCGCGCTGTTGGTCACCGACGTGATCGGCTCGGGCATCCTGGAACGTCGCTGCGTCAGAAAGCTGTCCGCCGCCGGCGTCCGTGTCCAGGTCGCCGCCTGGGCGGCCTACTGA